Proteins encoded by one window of Mycoplasma capricolum subsp. capricolum ATCC 27343:
- the ruvX gene encoding Holliday junction resolvase RuvX, translating to MTQSIIAFDIGSKTIGLAYSSGVIASSLDTIRFEEYNFDQGLKQLELYLKKYNPSIIVVGYPKNMNNTIGERAEMVDYVIEMFLDMYKSFNKDQIIKVDERRTTKIAKNILIQANLTREKQKKYKDSLAAQLILELYLESRKL from the coding sequence ATGACACAAAGTATTATTGCATTTGATATTGGCAGTAAAACTATTGGATTAGCTTATAGTAGTGGAGTTATTGCTTCAAGTTTAGATACTATTAGATTTGAAGAATATAACTTTGATCAAGGCTTAAAACAACTAGAACTTTATTTGAAAAAATATAATCCAAGTATTATAGTAGTTGGTTATCCAAAAAATATGAATAATACTATTGGAGAACGTGCTGAAATGGTTGATTATGTTATTGAAATGTTTTTAGATATGTATAAAAGTTTTAATAAAGATCAAATTATTAAAGTTGATGAAAGAAGAACCACAAAAATAGCTAAAAATATTTTAATTCAAGCTAATTTAACTAGAGAAAAACAAAAAAAATATAAAGATAGTTTAGCAGCACAATTAATTTTAGAACTATATTTAGAAAGCAGGAAATTATAA
- the hpt gene encoding hypoxanthine phosphoribosyltransferase, with protein MQKLHPLVKEVLFTREQIQKRTKEIAKEVEHYYKDKPLKDNSLLVVGLLKGCVPFYTDFCMVCDLTMEMDFMVVSSYHGSTSSNSAPKINLDLNTDVKDRDILIVEDIIDTGFTLKYVKEYLLNKGAKSVKILTMLDKPSGRKIDLTPDWVCFTIDPCFVIGYGLDYQEKIRNLPYVAVCDTTKLDDWKW; from the coding sequence ATGCAAAAATTACACCCATTAGTAAAAGAAGTTTTATTTACAAGAGAACAAATTCAAAAAAGAACTAAAGAAATTGCTAAAGAAGTTGAACATTATTATAAAGATAAACCTTTAAAAGATAACAGTTTATTAGTTGTTGGTTTATTAAAAGGTTGTGTACCTTTTTATACAGATTTTTGTATGGTTTGTGATTTGACAATGGAAATGGATTTTATGGTTGTTTCATCTTATCATGGATCAACTAGCTCAAATTCAGCTCCAAAAATTAATCTAGATTTAAATACTGATGTAAAAGATCGTGATATTTTAATTGTTGAAGATATTATTGATACTGGATTTACTTTGAAATATGTTAAAGAATATTTATTAAATAAAGGTGCTAAGAGTGTTAAAATACTAACTATGTTAGATAAACCAAGTGGCAGAAAGATTGATTTAACTCCTGATTGAGTTTGTTTTACAATTGATCCATGTTTTGTTATTGGATATGGGTTAGATTATCAAGAAAAAATTAGAAATCTACCTTATGTAGCGGTTTGTGATACAACTAAACTAGATGATTGAAAGTGATAA
- a CDS encoding MIP/aquaporin family protein has product MLEQIILTELFGTALLVLLGNGIVANVVLKGTKGQNAGWISITAGWGFAVFIAAGISAGLGGVAHLNPAVTIMFAIKAADNSFGFNTAALTQISGVAMFFIVLVVQFIGAILGSIFVDLLYWKHILATKSDNDFQPRVLAIHSTGATHKAPVFNFLMEFVGTIVLLVGIWGLTAAKSSAFTAIGPLAVGLLVFGIGLSLGGTTGYAINPARDLGPRLVHTFLPLKDKGSSEWKYSWIPGLGPIAAAIFIGLIAMAVKTA; this is encoded by the coding sequence ATGTTAGAACAGATTATTTTAACAGAGTTATTTGGGACTGCATTATTAGTTCTTTTAGGTAACGGAATTGTAGCAAATGTTGTACTAAAAGGAACTAAAGGACAAAATGCAGGTTGAATCTCAATAACAGCTGGTTGAGGATTTGCAGTATTTATTGCTGCTGGAATTTCAGCTGGATTAGGTGGAGTTGCTCATCTAAACCCAGCAGTAACAATTATGTTTGCTATAAAAGCAGCAGATAATTCATTTGGATTTAATACTGCAGCATTAACACAAATCTCAGGAGTTGCAATGTTTTTTATTGTGTTAGTTGTACAATTTATTGGAGCTATTTTAGGTTCAATCTTTGTAGATCTACTTTATTGAAAGCATATTCTAGCAACTAAATCAGATAATGATTTTCAACCTAGAGTTTTAGCAATTCACTCAACTGGAGCTACTCATAAAGCACCTGTTTTCAACTTCTTAATGGAATTTGTTGGAACTATAGTTCTATTAGTAGGTATTTGAGGATTAACTGCTGCTAAATCTTCAGCATTTACAGCTATTGGTCCATTAGCTGTTGGTTTATTAGTATTTGGTATTGGTCTATCACTAGGTGGAACAACTGGATATGCAATTAACCCGGCTCGTGATTTAGGACCAAGACTAGTTCATACATTTTTACCTTTAAAAGATAAAGGCTCATCTGAATGAAAATATTCATGAATTCCAGGACTAGGTCCAATAGCTGCTGCAATTTTTATTGGATTAATTGCAATGGCTGTAAAAACAGCTTAA
- the glpK gene encoding glycerol kinase GlpK, with amino-acid sequence MNNIKKYILTLDEGTTSARALITDKEGNIIAVEQSEFTQYFPKEGWVEHDAIEIWNTQRSALVQVLNKSGIDPSQIEAIGITNQRETAVVWNKETGLPIYNAIVWQDQRTADYCQTFDKDTLEMVKQKSGLIINPYFSGTKVKWILDNVPNARQLAKEGKLMFGTINTWLIYRLTGGEVFVTDHTNAQRTLLYNIHTNDWDDELLKLFDIPRNILPEIKSCSEVYGYTFKGLFSKGNEQRIKIASSIGDQQSALFGQLCLEKGQVKVTYGTGCFILTNTGEEIVKSNHGLLTTVAYSFKDKVYYALEGSVMIAGAAVQWLRDNLRIVYNAIETEWYAGQVKDDRRVYVVPSFTGLGSPYWDSFSRGAIFGLDRGTRREHIVRATLEAIAYQANDVVDAMGKDMKKPIEIFKVDGGAANNKFLMQFQSNISQSKVIKPTNIETTAMGAAFMAGLAVGYWENVEELKKTYKVHFELTPELSKPEVDKLIKGWKVAVQRTFKWVEEIE; translated from the coding sequence ATGAACAACATTAAAAAATACATCTTAACACTAGATGAAGGAACAACAAGTGCAAGAGCTTTAATTACTGATAAAGAAGGTAATATTATTGCTGTTGAACAATCAGAATTCACTCAATACTTTCCAAAAGAAGGATGAGTAGAACACGATGCTATTGAAATTTGAAACACTCAACGTTCTGCACTAGTACAAGTTTTAAATAAATCTGGAATTGATCCAAGTCAAATTGAAGCAATTGGAATTACTAATCAACGTGAAACTGCTGTTGTTTGAAATAAAGAAACTGGATTACCAATTTATAATGCTATAGTTTGACAAGATCAAAGAACAGCTGACTATTGTCAAACATTTGATAAAGATACTTTAGAGATGGTAAAACAAAAGTCTGGATTAATAATTAACCCATACTTTTCAGGAACTAAAGTAAAATGAATTTTAGATAATGTTCCAAATGCTAGACAACTAGCAAAAGAAGGAAAACTAATGTTTGGAACAATCAACACATGATTAATTTATCGTTTAACAGGTGGAGAAGTATTTGTAACAGATCATACTAATGCACAAAGAACTTTACTATACAACATTCACACAAATGACTGAGATGATGAATTATTAAAATTATTTGATATTCCAAGAAACATTCTTCCTGAAATTAAATCATGTAGTGAAGTTTATGGTTACACATTTAAAGGACTATTTTCTAAAGGAAATGAACAAAGAATTAAAATTGCATCATCAATTGGTGATCAACAAAGTGCTTTATTTGGGCAATTGTGTTTAGAAAAAGGTCAAGTAAAAGTAACTTATGGAACAGGATGTTTTATTTTAACAAATACTGGTGAAGAAATTGTTAAATCAAATCATGGTTTATTAACAACAGTTGCTTATTCATTTAAAGACAAAGTATATTATGCTTTAGAAGGTTCAGTAATGATTGCTGGAGCTGCTGTTCAATGATTAAGAGATAATCTAAGAATTGTTTATAATGCTATTGAAACAGAATGATATGCTGGTCAGGTTAAAGATGATAGAAGAGTTTATGTTGTTCCATCATTTACTGGTTTAGGTTCTCCTTATTGAGATTCATTCTCACGTGGTGCTATTTTTGGACTAGATCGTGGAACTAGACGTGAACATATTGTTAGAGCAACTCTAGAAGCTATTGCATATCAAGCAAATGATGTTGTTGATGCAATGGGAAAAGATATGAAAAAGCCAATTGAAATTTTTAAAGTAGATGGCGGAGCTGCAAATAATAAATTCTTAATGCAATTTCAATCAAATATTTCTCAATCTAAAGTTATAAAACCAACAAACATAGAAACTACTGCTATGGGAGCTGCATTTATGGCTGGATTAGCTGTTGGATATTGAGAAAATGTTGAAGAATTGAAAAAAACTTATAAAGTTCACTTTGAATTAACACCAGAACTAAGTAAACCAGAAGTTGATAAATTAATTAAGGGTTGAAAAGTAGCTGTTCAAAGAACATTTAAATGAGTAGAAGAAATTGAATAA
- the glpO gene encoding type 2 glycerol-3-phosphate oxidase, with product MRQTKVDICIIGGGIIGASIARELAKFDKKIVVLEANPRLALETSSHNSGLVHGGFDPRPETLNAKLNVLGKKRYEDWIKEMDFPYLRIDSTIVAFNDDEMKHVHMLYDRGLINGLDPKEMEIINAKELQKREPNINKQAVGALVCNSSIAIDPVVLTTTLMRNAIKNGVELKVNSKVIDIKKNDNIFEIKTSKNEVIKSEVIVNVAGHYADIIAQMAGYGDFKLTTRRGEYRILDKSEAGIVNSVVFMVPTIHGKGVIVAPMLDGRVMVGPTALDGVPKEETLLVTQQQYDNIGKIGKHLIPNINMDKTCTVYAGSRPIDIETNDFVIRPAKNDKKFINAAGMKSPAIASAPAIADMVCDLVRNAFDKLEKKANWQPKEEAILPWK from the coding sequence ATGAGACAAACAAAAGTTGATATTTGCATTATTGGTGGTGGAATAATTGGTGCTTCTATTGCAAGAGAACTAGCAAAATTTGACAAAAAAATTGTGGTTTTGGAAGCAAATCCAAGACTTGCATTAGAAACAAGTAGTCATAACTCAGGATTAGTTCATGGTGGGTTTGATCCAAGACCTGAAACTTTAAATGCAAAATTAAATGTTTTAGGAAAAAAGCGTTACGAAGATTGAATTAAAGAAATGGATTTTCCTTATTTAAGAATTGATTCTACTATAGTGGCATTCAATGATGACGAAATGAAACATGTTCATATGCTATATGATAGAGGATTGATCAATGGATTAGATCCAAAAGAAATGGAAATAATTAATGCAAAAGAACTTCAAAAACGTGAACCAAACATTAATAAACAAGCAGTCGGGGCATTAGTATGTAATTCTTCAATTGCTATTGATCCAGTTGTACTAACTACAACACTTATGAGAAACGCTATTAAAAATGGTGTTGAATTAAAAGTTAATTCAAAAGTAATAGATATTAAAAAAAATGATAATATTTTTGAAATCAAAACTTCAAAAAATGAAGTTATAAAATCTGAAGTTATAGTTAATGTAGCTGGTCATTATGCTGATATTATAGCTCAAATGGCTGGGTATGGTGATTTTAAACTAACTACAAGAAGAGGAGAATATCGTATTTTAGATAAATCTGAAGCAGGTATTGTAAATTCTGTAGTATTTATGGTACCAACCATTCATGGAAAAGGAGTTATTGTTGCTCCAATGCTAGATGGAAGAGTTATGGTAGGACCAACCGCTTTAGATGGAGTACCAAAAGAAGAAACTCTATTAGTAACTCAACAACAATACGATAACATTGGAAAAATTGGTAAACATTTAATTCCAAATATTAATATGGATAAAACTTGTACAGTTTATGCTGGTTCAAGACCCATTGATATTGAAACTAATGATTTTGTAATTAGACCAGCAAAAAATGATAAGAAATTTATTAATGCTGCTGGAATGAAATCACCAGCTATTGCCTCAGCACCAGCTATTGCAGATATGGTTTGTGATTTAGTAAGAAATGCATTTGATAAATTAGAGAAAAAAGCTAATTGACAACCAAAAGAAGAAGCTATTCTTCCATGAAAATAG
- the pfkA gene encoding 6-phosphofructokinase: MIKKIGILTSGGDAPGMNNAIAGVVKTASSKGIEVYGINDGYKGLVNGWFEKLNVEKTLDILSRGGTYLGSARLPEFKELEVRQKAVANLKKAGIEALVVIGGDGSYMGAQRLTEMGINCIGLPGTIDNDIASTDYTIGFHTALNTIVEAVDRIRDTMQSHNRADVVEIMGNGCGDLVTYTAVATGAEIFSPAEDLLTIEQMGQKAKQFRLLGKKSLIILVSEKLYGISAEEIAEKIQKISGYETKATVLGHIQRGGRPTAMDRYIAFTAGMFAVEKLAEGKGGLFIGLENNKLVARDIDSTLNMKKEDKKPFIKNLREINGHFSK, encoded by the coding sequence ATGATAAAAAAAATCGGAATTTTAACTTCTGGTGGTGATGCTCCTGGAATGAATAATGCCATTGCTGGAGTTGTAAAAACAGCTTCTTCAAAAGGTATTGAAGTATATGGGATTAATGATGGATATAAAGGATTAGTAAATGGTTGATTTGAAAAACTAAATGTTGAAAAAACTTTAGATATTCTTTCAAGGGGTGGAACTTATTTAGGTTCAGCAAGACTACCTGAATTTAAAGAATTAGAAGTAAGACAAAAAGCTGTAGCAAATCTTAAAAAGGCTGGAATTGAAGCTTTAGTTGTAATTGGTGGAGATGGTAGTTATATGGGTGCTCAAAGATTAACTGAAATGGGTATTAATTGTATAGGGCTACCTGGAACTATTGATAATGATATTGCTTCAACTGATTATACTATTGGTTTTCATACTGCACTAAATACAATTGTTGAAGCAGTTGATAGAATTAGAGATACAATGCAATCACATAATAGAGCAGATGTTGTTGAAATTATGGGAAATGGTTGCGGTGATTTGGTAACTTATACAGCAGTTGCTACAGGAGCTGAGATATTTTCTCCAGCTGAAGATTTATTAACAATTGAACAAATGGGTCAAAAAGCAAAACAATTTAGATTATTAGGTAAAAAAAGTTTAATTATTTTAGTTTCAGAAAAGTTATATGGAATATCTGCTGAAGAAATTGCTGAAAAGATTCAAAAAATTAGTGGTTATGAAACTAAAGCAACTGTTTTAGGACATATTCAACGTGGTGGTAGACCAACTGCTATGGATAGATATATAGCTTTTACAGCTGGTATGTTTGCTGTTGAAAAACTAGCTGAAGGTAAAGGTGGATTATTTATAGGATTAGAAAATAATAAACTAGTTGCAAGAGATATTGATTCAACTTTAAATATGAAAAAAGAAGATAAAAAACCTTTTATTAAAAATTTAAGAGAAATTAATGGACATTTTAGCAAATAA
- the pyk gene encoding pyruvate kinase: MTKETLQKRMKRTKVITTIGPSTHSAEAIKELFNNGMTTIRLNFSHGSYEEHGYRIKAAKKISKALNKPISIILDTKGPEIRLGKFKDNKQEVVKGQSITIYTDNYSYLNKECVQGEMTVAYDMSVDLKPGDMILIDDGKLELTVDSVEPQIIKATAFNHHIVKTNKRVNLPGIDFSLPFLSEKDEKDILFGCEQGVDYIAASFVNTAENVRQIKEILTKANANHIQIISKIESQVGLDNIDEIIEESDGIMIARGDLGLEIPYYDVPYWEKIIIRKCREKGKIVIVATQMLETMTENPSPTRAEVTDVYFATELGADATMLSGESAAGDYPFLTVHTMSTINKRAEVEFYNKIYYQVQLDNARNSTSGPRAEIADLLATKTKDGEYKYAIVLSKTGELLKTISKFRPNVTILGVSPDKKLWTSFGVWHSIFMNKVDTLDNLDNNIEKLSEIAKSWGAKLGEKVLVVRSTAIKEIEVI; this comes from the coding sequence ATGACTAAAGAAACATTACAAAAGAGAATGAAACGAACCAAAGTAATTACAACAATTGGTCCTTCAACTCACTCTGCAGAAGCTATTAAAGAATTATTTAACAATGGAATGACAACTATTCGTTTAAATTTTTCACATGGTAGTTATGAAGAACACGGTTATAGAATTAAAGCTGCAAAAAAAATCTCTAAAGCTTTAAACAAGCCAATTTCAATAATATTAGATACTAAAGGTCCTGAAATTAGATTAGGAAAATTTAAAGATAATAAACAAGAAGTAGTAAAAGGTCAATCTATTACTATTTATACAGATAATTATTCTTATTTAAATAAGGAATGTGTTCAAGGTGAAATGACTGTTGCTTATGATATGTCAGTTGATTTAAAGCCTGGAGATATGATTTTAATTGATGATGGTAAGTTAGAATTAACAGTTGATTCAGTTGAACCTCAAATCATTAAAGCAACTGCATTTAATCATCACATTGTAAAAACTAATAAACGTGTTAACTTACCTGGAATTGATTTTTCATTACCATTCTTATCTGAAAAAGATGAAAAAGATATTTTATTTGGATGTGAACAAGGTGTTGATTATATAGCTGCATCATTTGTAAATACAGCTGAAAATGTAAGACAAATTAAAGAGATTCTAACTAAAGCTAATGCAAATCATATTCAAATTATTTCAAAAATAGAATCACAAGTTGGATTAGATAATATTGATGAAATTATTGAAGAATCTGATGGAATTATGATTGCACGTGGTGATTTAGGATTAGAAATTCCATATTATGATGTACCTTATTGAGAAAAAATTATTATCAGAAAATGTAGAGAAAAAGGAAAGATTGTAATTGTTGCTACTCAAATGTTAGAAACAATGACAGAAAATCCATCACCAACTAGAGCTGAAGTAACTGATGTTTATTTTGCAACTGAACTTGGTGCTGATGCTACAATGTTATCTGGTGAATCAGCTGCTGGAGATTATCCGTTCTTAACAGTTCATACAATGTCAACAATTAATAAAAGAGCAGAAGTTGAATTTTATAACAAGATTTACTATCAAGTACAATTAGATAATGCAAGAAACTCAACATCAGGACCTAGAGCTGAAATTGCAGACTTATTAGCTACAAAAACAAAAGATGGTGAATATAAATATGCTATTGTTTTATCAAAAACAGGTGAATTATTGAAAACTATTTCTAAATTTAGACCAAATGTAACAATTTTAGGAGTTAGTCCAGATAAGAAATTATGAACTTCATTTGGTGTGTGACATTCAATTTTTATGAATAAAGTTGATACTTTAGATAATTTAGATAATAATATTGAAAAATTATCAGAAATTGCTAAATCTTGAGGAGCAAAACTTGGTGAAAAAGTTTTAGTTGTAAGAAGTACTGCTATAAAAGAAATAGAAGTTATCTAG
- the thrS gene encoding threonine--tRNA ligase → MKIKLLDGSIKEYNQEISVKDISLEIGLKNVIGAKINDQLFDINYLIKNDCDLELITNKSKEYDLMLNLTAAFITSYAINNLKSISQAEIFYNADEMEFSTTFNTEPRLVLDDLKNIQTNINNLLTSNLEIKSNIYDLNKALEILNNDYQKYLAKQMYEKYHYVKVYSINDFYMVVNKALILNSNFIKIIDIEQLTGSYWLNDKNNIMLQRVHGLCATSSSELKNKKVILEDRRSRDHRLINKRLNIFGFDQLVGAGLPLWLPNGFIVKNEIEKYLRQKEWEYDYIPVETPPIGTVELYKTSGHWDHYGEDMFQPFNGGKGSDEQFILRPMNCPHHIAVYKQEQRSYRDLPLRICEHAIQHRFESSGSLTGLERVRGMKLTDSHIFVRSDQIEDEFRSTYKLISEVLKTFNIQIDYLSLSLRDPNDKVKFYKDDLMWDKAESSLEKVLIDLGLKYEKRIGDAAFYGPKLDIQIKTAQNHEITVSTIQLDFLMPNKFDLTYIDKDQKLVRPIMIHRGLIGTYERFIATLLEQTKGVLPLWLAPKQVEIIPISESNLEYANLIHQKLKKEFIRSHIDLRDERLSYKIRDAQTKKVPYQLVLGNKEVENNTITYRQYGSDAQITVSIQEFIDMLKQQINDKK, encoded by the coding sequence ATGAAAATTAAATTATTAGATGGTTCAATTAAAGAATATAATCAAGAAATTTCAGTTAAAGATATTAGTCTAGAAATAGGTTTAAAAAATGTAATTGGAGCTAAAATTAATGATCAATTATTTGATATTAATTATTTAATTAAAAATGATTGTGACTTAGAACTAATTACAAATAAAAGTAAAGAATATGATTTAATGTTAAATTTAACTGCAGCTTTTATTACAAGTTATGCAATTAATAATTTGAAATCAATTAGCCAAGCAGAAATTTTTTATAATGCTGATGAAATGGAATTTTCAACAACATTTAATACTGAACCTAGATTAGTTTTAGATGATTTAAAAAATATTCAAACTAATATTAATAACTTATTAACTTCTAATTTAGAAATTAAATCAAATATTTATGATTTAAATAAGGCATTAGAAATTTTAAATAATGATTATCAAAAATATTTAGCAAAGCAAATGTATGAAAAATATCATTATGTAAAAGTTTATAGTATTAATGATTTTTATATGGTTGTAAATAAAGCTTTAATTTTAAATTCTAACTTTATTAAAATTATTGATATTGAACAATTAACTGGATCTTATTGATTAAATGACAAAAATAACATTATGTTACAAAGAGTTCATGGACTATGTGCAACTTCAAGTAGTGAATTAAAAAATAAAAAAGTTATTTTAGAAGATAGAAGAAGTAGAGATCATCGTTTAATCAATAAAAGATTAAATATTTTTGGGTTTGATCAACTTGTTGGAGCAGGATTGCCTTTATGATTACCAAATGGATTTATTGTTAAAAATGAAATTGAAAAATATTTAAGACAAAAAGAATGAGAATATGATTATATTCCAGTAGAAACTCCACCAATTGGAACTGTTGAACTATATAAAACTAGTGGTCATTGAGATCATTATGGTGAAGATATGTTTCAACCTTTTAATGGTGGAAAAGGTAGTGATGAACAATTTATTTTAAGACCTATGAATTGTCCTCATCATATTGCAGTTTATAAACAAGAACAAAGAAGTTATCGTGATTTACCTTTAAGAATTTGTGAGCACGCTATTCAACACCGTTTTGAATCAAGTGGTTCATTAACTGGATTAGAAAGAGTTAGAGGAATGAAACTAACTGATTCACACATTTTTGTAAGAAGCGATCAAATTGAAGATGAGTTTAGATCAACTTATAAATTAATTAGTGAAGTTTTAAAAACATTTAATATTCAAATTGATTATTTAAGTTTAAGTTTAAGAGATCCAAATGATAAAGTTAAATTTTATAAAGATGATTTAATGTGAGATAAAGCTGAATCTAGTTTAGAAAAAGTATTAATTGATTTAGGTTTAAAATATGAAAAACGTATTGGAGATGCTGCTTTTTATGGTCCTAAATTAGATATTCAAATAAAAACTGCTCAAAATCATGAAATTACAGTTTCAACTATTCAACTTGACTTTTTAATGCCAAATAAATTTGATTTAACTTATATTGATAAAGACCAAAAACTAGTTCGTCCAATTATGATTCATCGTGGATTAATTGGAACTTATGAAAGATTTATAGCAACTTTATTAGAACAAACTAAAGGTGTGTTACCTTTATGATTAGCTCCAAAACAAGTTGAAATTATTCCAATTAGTGAATCTAATTTAGAATATGCTAATCTAATTCATCAAAAACTAAAAAAAGAATTTATTAGATCACATATTGATTTAAGAGATGAAAGATTAAGTTATAAAATAAGAGATGCCCAAACTAAAAAAGTTCCATACCAACTAGTTTTAGGTAATAAAGAAGTTGAAAATAACACTATTACTTATAGACAATATGGAAGTGATGCTCAAATTACTGTATCAATCCAAGAATTTATTGATATGTTAAAACAACAAATTAATGATAAAAAATAG
- a CDS encoding FAD-dependent oxidoreductase codes for MKVIVLGTNHAGTTAVRTLKRLDPTCEVTTYDKNDAISFLGCGIALWVKGEVKDPNMLFYATPEILRSEGVNVFMNHEVLSVDDKAKTVSVKDLKTGEIKTDNYDKLIVATGTWPLIPPIPGIDLEGVQICKNYHHAKKILEHNLDKSYKKIAVVGAGYIGVELVEAFSEYGKDVTLIDVANRIMPVYYDQEFTDLMQEKMTKAGVKLSLGAKVIEFKGENGKVTQVVTDKGNIDVDYVIFSVGVRPQSAILEGVCDLDDRKAIVTNDFMQTTNPDIYAIGDCAQVYNKAMNKNVPIQLATTAVRTGVIAAFNVIKGNNLKSPGFTGANGISVFGLHMASVGISVESAKRMGYDIDFIDFKDLDRPEFMSTANEVLFKVVWDKKTRKIIGAQVASEKNHTEVMYMLALGIQKDLTIDELPLVDIFFLPHFNKPFNFISLAGLEVLGLNYFKKEK; via the coding sequence ATGAAAGTTATAGTACTAGGTACTAACCATGCTGGAACAACAGCTGTTAGAACTTTAAAAAGATTAGATCCTACTTGTGAAGTAACTACTTATGATAAAAATGATGCCATTTCATTTTTAGGATGTGGTATTGCTTTATGAGTAAAAGGTGAAGTTAAAGACCCAAATATGTTATTTTATGCAACTCCTGAAATTTTAAGATCTGAAGGAGTTAATGTGTTTATGAATCATGAAGTATTATCAGTTGATGATAAAGCAAAAACTGTTAGTGTTAAAGATTTAAAAACAGGCGAAATCAAAACTGATAATTACGACAAATTAATTGTAGCTACAGGAACTTGACCTTTAATTCCACCAATTCCAGGAATTGATTTAGAAGGTGTTCAAATTTGTAAAAACTACCACCATGCTAAAAAAATTCTAGAACACAACTTAGATAAAAGTTATAAAAAAATTGCTGTAGTTGGTGCTGGATACATTGGTGTTGAATTAGTTGAAGCATTTAGCGAATATGGAAAAGATGTTACTTTAATTGATGTTGCTAATAGAATTATGCCAGTATATTATGATCAAGAATTCACTGATTTAATGCAAGAAAAAATGACTAAAGCTGGTGTTAAATTATCACTAGGAGCTAAAGTTATTGAATTTAAAGGTGAAAATGGAAAAGTAACTCAAGTTGTAACTGATAAAGGAAATATTGATGTAGATTATGTAATCTTTTCTGTTGGTGTAAGACCACAATCAGCTATCTTAGAAGGAGTTTGTGATTTAGATGACAGAAAAGCTATTGTAACAAATGACTTTATGCAAACTACAAATCCAGATATTTATGCAATTGGAGATTGCGCTCAAGTTTATAACAAAGCTATGAACAAAAATGTTCCAATTCAATTAGCAACAACAGCCGTTAGAACTGGAGTTATTGCTGCATTTAACGTTATTAAAGGAAATAACTTAAAATCACCTGGATTTACAGGAGCAAATGGAATTTCAGTATTTGGATTACATATGGCAAGTGTTGGAATCAGTGTTGAATCTGCAAAAAGAATGGGATATGACATTGATTTTATAGATTTTAAAGATCTAGATAGACCAGAATTTATGTCAACAGCAAATGAAGTTTTATTCAAAGTTGTTTGAGATAAAAAAACAAGAAAAATCATTGGTGCTCAAGTAGCTAGTGAAAAAAACCATACTGAAGTTATGTATATGTTAGCTTTAGGAATTCAAAAAGACTTAACTATTGATGAATTACCATTAGTTGACATTTTCTTCTTACCACACTTTAATAAACCATTTAACTTTATTTCGCTAGCAGGACTAGAAGTTTTAGGGTTAAACTACTTTAAAAAGGAAAAATAG